The following are encoded together in the Pedobacter steynii genome:
- a CDS encoding pirin family protein, which produces MEANIKQVSAVLNPPAPHMVGDGFRVHNFFPKGYKLKMSPFFMLDYNSKIAFSARNEPRGVGVHPHRGFETVTIAYHGAVAHHDSAGNSGVIQPGDVQWMTAASGILHKEYHEEAFSKKGGPFQMVQLWVNLPAKDKMSKPKYQALCQRTLAKHQLANEAGLVEVIAGEYEGTKGSASTFTPMHVYNLRLNKNGKTLFSFPSAYNTAFVVIEGEIKVNDKEVAKTDQLVHFKNEGEQIEVEALTDSTVLVLSGEPINEPIAQYGPFLMNKPEEIQQAIADYNQGKFGYLEE; this is translated from the coding sequence ATGGAAGCAAATATTAAACAGGTGTCGGCTGTTTTAAACCCGCCGGCACCTCATATGGTAGGAGATGGATTCCGGGTTCATAACTTTTTCCCAAAAGGATACAAGCTTAAAATGAGCCCTTTCTTTATGCTGGATTACAATTCGAAAATAGCGTTCTCTGCACGTAATGAACCGAGAGGGGTTGGGGTACATCCTCACCGGGGTTTCGAAACCGTTACCATTGCCTATCACGGGGCCGTTGCCCATCATGACAGCGCAGGAAATAGTGGGGTAATCCAGCCCGGCGATGTACAATGGATGACAGCTGCAAGCGGGATTCTGCATAAAGAGTACCATGAAGAAGCCTTCAGCAAAAAAGGTGGCCCATTTCAAATGGTTCAGCTCTGGGTGAATTTACCGGCAAAGGATAAAATGAGTAAGCCTAAATATCAGGCACTCTGTCAGCGTACGCTGGCCAAACATCAGTTGGCAAACGAAGCAGGGTTAGTGGAAGTAATAGCGGGGGAATATGAAGGTACAAAAGGCTCTGCAAGCACTTTTACGCCCATGCATGTATACAACCTCCGACTGAATAAAAATGGAAAAACTCTCTTTAGTTTTCCTTCCGCTTACAATACCGCATTTGTGGTTATTGAAGGAGAGATCAAGGTCAACGATAAAGAAGTGGCAAAGACGGATCAGCTGGTTCATTTTAAAAATGAAGGAGAGCAGATTGAAGTTGAAGCACTGACAGACAGCACAGTCCTTGTTTTAAGCGGGGAGCCAATCAACGAGCCCATTGCTCAATATGGTCCTTTCTTAATGAATAAACCAGAAGAAATTCAACAGGCAATTGCCGATTATAACCAGGGGAAATTCGGATATTTAGAGGAATAA
- a CDS encoding YceI family protein: MATTQWALDPTHSELQFKVKHLMITTVTGSLKTLNASLTSEADDFHNAQVSFDAATDSIDTGNKDRDNHLKSGDFFDAEKFPKITFDSTSLSKDGDDYTLHGNLNVKGTSKPVKLNVEFGGIATDPWGNTKAGFTLNGKINRTDFGLTWNAALETGGVMVSEEVKILGELQFVKQA, translated from the coding sequence ATGGCAACTACACAATGGGCATTAGACCCAACTCATAGTGAACTACAATTTAAAGTAAAACACTTAATGATCACTACCGTAACCGGTAGCTTAAAAACATTAAATGCTTCATTAACTTCTGAAGCAGATGATTTCCACAATGCACAGGTTTCTTTTGATGCAGCGACCGACTCTATTGATACGGGTAATAAAGACAGGGACAACCACTTAAAAAGCGGAGATTTCTTTGACGCAGAGAAATTCCCGAAAATCACATTTGATTCTACTTCATTGAGCAAAGATGGTGATGACTATACTTTACATGGGAACCTGAATGTTAAAGGAACCAGCAAACCGGTAAAATTAAATGTAGAATTTGGTGGTATTGCTACAGATCCATGGGGAAACACTAAAGCTGGATTTACCCTGAATGGTAAAATCAACAGAACAGACTTCGGTTTAACCTGGAATGCAGCATTAGAAACAGGTGGCGTAATGGTGAGTGAGGAAGTAAAAATATTAGGCGAATTACAATTCGTAAAACAAGCCTGA